The DNA region CGACATGCGATTGTAGGCTCCGGATTGTCTCTGAGAGCCAGGAGGTAGCCACCAGCATGGCTAGGCAGAAATTCGAGCGGACAAAGCCACACGTGAATATCGGCACGATCGGTCACGTGGATCACGGGAAGACGACGCTGACGGCGGCCATCACGATGTGCTTG from Armatimonadia bacterium includes:
- a CDS encoding GTP-binding protein → MARQKFERTKPHVNIGTIGHVDHGKTTLTAAITMCL